In Phreatobacter stygius, a genomic segment contains:
- a CDS encoding GNAT family N-acetyltransferase: protein MTWTIETGEPAVQWVAGRLGVAFPQGATALALARDGELVGGAVFCGFTGRDIEVSVAACRTLAWPRAFLVRVGTYAFGELGCARMTMLTSTSNRAVIRIAPRLGAVREGRKRNYYDDGADALVFGILREDWPDGFNA, encoded by the coding sequence ATGACTTGGACGATCGAGACTGGTGAGCCGGCTGTCCAGTGGGTGGCCGGCCGGCTCGGCGTGGCCTTTCCCCAAGGCGCCACGGCGCTGGCGCTGGCGCGGGACGGCGAGCTGGTCGGCGGCGCGGTGTTCTGCGGTTTCACCGGCCGCGACATCGAGGTGTCGGTGGCGGCCTGCCGGACATTGGCCTGGCCGCGCGCCTTCCTGGTCCGGGTTGGGACCTATGCCTTCGGCGAACTCGGCTGCGCCCGCATGACCATGCTGACAAGCACCTCGAACCGCGCCGTCATCCGCATTGCGCCGCGGCTCGGCGCGGTCCGTGAGGGGCGCAAACGCAACTATTACGACGACGGCGCCGATGCGCTGGTCTTCGGAATCTTGAGAGAGGACTGGCCCGATGGTTTCAACGCCTAG
- a CDS encoding tail fiber domain-containing protein, with protein MVSTPSPPTPPDPKETAAAQTQMNRETAITQYGLNAANQVTPDGSLSYRQIGTWADGTPRYEATQALSGANQKIYDTTKRTQQNVADIGATQSAKIGSLLNTPFSADNNAIEGRLNQLARARLDPLQAQQEDALRTRLANQGIQPGSAAFEAEMRGFNQSKNDANNQLLLTGRNQAFQELLTERNQPLNEISALMSGSQVKQPSFVGTPQSNVANTDYAGMVNAKHQSDMAAWNAQNQSNNAMMGGLFGLAGAGLGLFKPSDRRLKRDVARVGELDNGLTVYRYRYQDGGPPEIGLMAEDVRKLNPEAVATMENGLMAVDYQSATRPAPVKRAARRAGKRNPIKEQDHG; from the coding sequence ATGGTTTCAACGCCTAGCCCGCCGACCCCGCCGGATCCGAAGGAGACCGCGGCGGCCCAGACCCAGATGAACCGGGAAACCGCGATCACCCAATATGGGCTGAACGCCGCCAACCAGGTCACGCCCGATGGATCGCTGAGCTACAGGCAGATCGGCACCTGGGCCGACGGCACGCCGCGCTACGAGGCGACCCAGGCGCTCTCCGGTGCCAACCAGAAGATCTACGACACCACCAAGCGGACCCAGCAGAACGTCGCCGATATCGGAGCGACCCAGTCGGCCAAGATCGGCAGCCTCCTGAACACACCGTTCTCGGCCGACAACAACGCGATCGAAGGCCGGCTCAACCAGCTGGCGCGCGCCCGCCTCGACCCCCTGCAGGCACAGCAGGAAGACGCCTTGCGCACCCGGCTGGCCAATCAGGGCATTCAGCCGGGGTCCGCCGCGTTCGAGGCTGAAATGCGCGGCTTCAACCAGTCGAAGAACGACGCCAACAATCAGCTTCTGCTGACCGGCCGCAATCAGGCGTTTCAGGAACTGCTCACCGAGCGAAACCAGCCGCTGAACGAAATTTCGGCTCTGATGTCCGGCAGCCAAGTGAAGCAGCCGAGCTTTGTCGGCACGCCGCAGTCGAACGTCGCCAACACCGACTATGCCGGCATGGTCAATGCCAAGCACCAGTCGGACATGGCGGCCTGGAACGCCCAGAACCAGTCCAACAACGCCATGATGGGCGGGCTGTTCGGCCTGGCCGGCGCCGGGCTTGGCCTGTTCAAGCCGTCCGACCGGCGTTTGAAGCGCGACGTCGCCCGCGTCGGCGAGCTCGACAACGGCCTCACCGTCTATCGTTACCGCTACCAGGACGGCGGCCCGCCGGAGATCGGCCTGATGGCCGAGGACGTGCGGAAACTCAACCCCGAAGCCGTCGCCACCATGGAAAACGGCCTGATGGCGGTCGACTACCAGAGTGCCACCAGGCCGGCGCCGGTGAAGCGGGCGGCTCGACGTGCCGGCAAGCGCAATCCCATCAAGGAGCAGGATCATGGTTGA
- a CDS encoding IS481 family transposase has translation MGQVLHGSATTTEAVRRAIQHSQESLRALSKRYGINQKTVAKWKKRTSVTDVPTGPKNPTSTVLTIEEEAVIVAFRKHTLLPLDDCLYALQPTIPTLTRSSLHRCLQRHGISRLPEVEGEKPAKTKFKSYPIGFFHIDIAEVQTAEGKLYLYVAIDRTSKFAVVQIVRKTGRTSASAFLSALIEAVPYKIHTVLTDNGIQFTFPPRYADGPTARYVTHMFGMRCQENGIEHRLTKVKHPWTNGQVERMNRTIKEATVKRYHYDSHRQFEAHLADFVSAYNFGRRLKTLKGLTPYEFICKLWTTEPQRFRLDPLHQMPGLNT, from the coding sequence ATGGGCCAGGTTCTCCACGGGAGCGCCACGACGACTGAGGCGGTCCGTCGAGCGATACAACATAGTCAAGAGAGCCTGAGGGCTCTGTCTAAGCGCTACGGGATTAACCAGAAGACGGTCGCGAAGTGGAAGAAGCGGACCTCGGTGACCGATGTGCCGACCGGGCCGAAGAACCCGACTTCGACAGTGCTGACGATTGAGGAAGAGGCCGTGATCGTCGCCTTCCGGAAGCATACTTTGCTGCCGCTCGACGACTGCCTCTATGCGCTACAGCCGACGATCCCGACGCTGACGCGGTCATCCCTGCACCGCTGCCTGCAGCGTCACGGGATCAGCCGCCTGCCCGAGGTCGAAGGCGAGAAGCCGGCGAAGACGAAGTTCAAATCCTATCCGATCGGCTTCTTCCACATCGATATCGCCGAGGTGCAGACCGCTGAGGGCAAGCTGTACCTCTATGTCGCCATCGATCGCACGAGCAAATTCGCCGTCGTACAGATCGTCAGGAAGACGGGGCGGACCTCCGCGTCAGCCTTCCTCTCGGCCTTGATCGAGGCCGTCCCCTACAAGATCCATACCGTTCTCACCGACAACGGCATCCAGTTCACCTTCCCGCCACGGTATGCCGATGGTCCGACGGCGCGCTACGTGACGCACATGTTCGGCATGCGCTGCCAGGAGAACGGCATCGAGCACCGCCTCACCAAGGTGAAGCACCCTTGGACGAACGGCCAGGTCGAGCGCATGAACCGCACCATCAAAGAAGCCACCGTCAAGCGTTACCACTACGACAGCCACCGGCAGTTCGAAGCGCATCTCGCCGACTTCGTCAGCGCCTACAATTTCGGGCGGAGGCTGAAGACCCTCAAGGGCCTCACACCCTACGAATTCATCTGCAAACTCTGGACAACAGAGCCTCAACGATTCAGGCTCGATCCACTCCATCAAATGCCGGGACTAAACACTTAG
- a CDS encoding tail fiber protein yields MPRNGSGIYSPPPGTTVAPNTLADATAMETRLSDLGAEISASMPINGVRPMTGPLLVVPGSAAAPGAAFAGDVSSGIATVSGRTALVKGGVAGISASATDVQSFLPMIVPDLTVTGTLNSPGAFQPGMMIDYAGATPPTGWLFAAGQVLLRATYPALFAAIGVLHNTGGELGTEFRLPDSRGSITAAPDNMGGNNANRMTAAGAAATTVGGRFGAATHQLTGAETGPHVHIGSTDGAPPFTPTYTLTRALDFAAPGSPEFRIGRGQPVDSSALPTRTGAIDPIPYPSQTFTTASAGSGFAHNNVQPTLFIPKIIKT; encoded by the coding sequence ATGCCCCGCAACGGATCCGGCATCTATTCGCCCCCGCCGGGCACCACGGTCGCGCCGAATACGCTGGCCGATGCCACCGCCATGGAGACGCGGCTGTCGGATCTCGGCGCCGAGATTTCAGCCTCCATGCCGATCAACGGGGTCAGGCCGATGACCGGGCCGCTGCTGGTGGTTCCCGGTTCCGCCGCGGCGCCGGGCGCGGCCTTTGCCGGCGACGTCTCAAGCGGCATCGCGACGGTGTCCGGTCGCACGGCACTGGTCAAAGGCGGCGTGGCGGGGATTTCGGCCTCGGCGACGGACGTGCAGTCGTTCCTGCCGATGATCGTCCCCGATCTCACGGTGACCGGCACTCTCAACAGCCCAGGCGCATTCCAGCCCGGAATGATGATCGACTATGCCGGCGCTACGCCGCCGACTGGATGGCTGTTCGCAGCCGGGCAAGTCCTACTTCGCGCGACCTATCCGGCGCTGTTCGCAGCGATCGGTGTGCTGCACAACACTGGCGGCGAGCTCGGCACGGAATTCCGCCTGCCAGACAGCCGCGGCAGCATCACGGCCGCGCCGGATAACATGGGCGGAAACAACGCCAATCGCATGACCGCTGCGGGCGCCGCCGCCACAACAGTCGGGGGCAGGTTTGGCGCCGCTACCCACCAACTGACCGGAGCCGAGACCGGACCGCACGTCCATATCGGTTCCACTGACGGCGCCCCGCCGTTCACGCCGACCTATACGCTCACTCGGGCTCTGGATTTTGCGGCGCCTGGCAGCCCCGAATTCAGGATCGGCCGCGGGCAGCCTGTCGATTCCTCGGCGTTGCCGACACGGACCGGCGCGATCGATCCGATCCCATACCCGTCCCAGACGTTCACGACGGCCTCGGCCGGGTCAGGGTTCGCGCACAACAACGTGCAGCCAACGCTGTTCATCCCGAAAATCATCAAGACCTGA
- a CDS encoding DUF2793 domain-containing protein, translated as MPVSVGPAGRSYAIVSNSFTNAASGTVISPSDGNAAHTDLATGINTALTYAPIDGQRRMMGIQAHTATPPGSPADGQVWLVATGGTGVFAGKDKKYAAFAAASWTFFDPLPGDKAIVVSTRQSFLYDAAGVWQPGNALAGANSDITSLAGLTTALSVGQGGTGGNTQATARTGLGAAASGANGDITALGGLTTALSIAQGGTGATTAAGIRTALSLPAATTVGLLARYTGTAGQQGQSQISEDGSGNVGVVTAAPDGRFTVNAGSAALTSLSVLNPTGFQLATYHYLTTGGASVVRRPLSGVLHKVGSNDFSNYQGTYTIQTTVPGGAMADRLSIDPSGHITPGADNTQNFGSASFRLKELFAGTSIINTSDAAEKKALGPADDDLLRAALDTEMVAYQWLAAIELKGEDAARIHFGPTAQGFRDACLARGVDPTRIAAYCEDEVTEDGTTFIRHGLRLDQFDRLLNHARWLVYRGELAYAPPA; from the coding sequence ATGCCGGTTTCCGTCGGTCCCGCTGGTCGCTCCTACGCGATCGTCTCGAACAGCTTCACCAATGCCGCCTCAGGCACGGTCATTTCGCCATCTGACGGCAATGCCGCGCACACCGACCTTGCTACCGGCATCAACACCGCGCTGACCTATGCGCCGATTGACGGTCAGCGGCGGATGATGGGCATCCAAGCCCACACCGCGACGCCACCCGGGTCCCCTGCCGACGGCCAGGTCTGGCTCGTTGCGACGGGTGGAACCGGTGTCTTTGCCGGCAAGGATAAGAAATATGCCGCCTTCGCCGCCGCATCCTGGACGTTCTTTGATCCGTTGCCCGGCGATAAGGCGATCGTGGTCAGCACGCGGCAGAGTTTTCTCTACGATGCCGCCGGTGTTTGGCAACCCGGCAATGCGCTGGCCGGGGCAAACAGCGACATCACATCGCTTGCAGGCCTGACAACAGCTCTATCGGTCGGCCAGGGCGGCACCGGGGGGAACACCCAGGCAACTGCGCGCACTGGGCTAGGCGCCGCAGCGTCGGGCGCCAATGGCGACATCACGGCACTCGGCGGCCTGACGACGGCGTTGTCGATTGCCCAGGGCGGCACAGGCGCAACCACGGCCGCCGGCATCCGCACGGCCCTGAGCTTGCCCGCTGCCACAACCGTAGGCCTGCTCGCTCGCTACACCGGTACGGCTGGCCAGCAGGGCCAGTCGCAAATATCGGAGGACGGCTCCGGCAATGTCGGCGTTGTCACCGCGGCGCCTGATGGGCGGTTCACCGTAAATGCCGGGTCGGCAGCTCTCACATCGCTTAGCGTACTCAACCCGACGGGGTTCCAGCTCGCCACATATCACTACCTGACCACCGGCGGCGCTTCCGTCGTCCGGCGGCCGCTGTCTGGCGTGCTCCATAAGGTCGGAAGTAATGATTTTTCGAACTATCAGGGAACATATACGATCCAGACGACCGTTCCCGGCGGCGCAATGGCCGATCGGCTCTCCATCGATCCCAGCGGTCACATCACACCAGGCGCCGATAACACCCAAAATTTCGGTTCAGCATCGTTCCGGCTCAAAGAACTGTTCGCCGGCACGAGTATTATCAATACCTCGGACGCCGCGGAAAAGAAGGCGCTCGGACCAGCCGATGACGACCTTCTTCGCGCCGCGCTCGACACCGAAATGGTCGCGTATCAGTGGTTGGCCGCGATCGAGCTGAAGGGCGAAGACGCTGCGCGCATACATTTCGGCCCGACGGCGCAAGGTTTCCGTGATGCGTGCCTCGCGCGCGGCGTCGATCCGACCCGCATCGCCGCCTATTGCGAGGACGAGGTGACCGAGGACGGCACCACGTTCATCCGACACGGTCTGCGCCTCGATCAATTCGACCGCCTGCTCAACCACGCCCGCTGGCTCGTCTATCGCGGCGAGCTGGCTTACGCACCGCCGGCCTGA
- a CDS encoding glycoside hydrolase family 19 protein codes for MTITVTAATLRRIAPDARSDIILHLAPALTAGFPAGGITSPARAAHFLAQAAHETDGFRTLVEYGDAAYFRRYDGRRDLGNVQAGDGARYRGRGIFQLTGRANYRSFGAKIGVNLEGLPEAAALPANSTATALAYWNDRALSAHADRDDLRCITRRINGGFNGLADREARLIRAKAALSGQPASAAVNEITTRATQGKRAATRAAAGAGGAATAGTAGTATTVAPKAETSADGSPIAAGIVLALVFGGAFVVLAGRAWSKGRQARAFRANAAQGAGA; via the coding sequence ATGACGATCACGGTGACCGCCGCGACGTTGCGCCGGATCGCGCCGGATGCGCGGTCGGACATCATCCTCCATCTCGCGCCGGCTTTGACCGCCGGCTTTCCCGCCGGCGGCATCACGTCGCCGGCACGCGCCGCGCATTTCCTGGCCCAGGCGGCCCATGAGACCGACGGTTTCCGCACCCTGGTCGAATATGGCGACGCGGCCTATTTCCGGCGTTATGACGGCCGGCGCGACCTCGGCAATGTCCAGGCCGGCGACGGCGCGCGCTATCGTGGCCGCGGCATCTTCCAGCTCACCGGCCGGGCGAATTACCGCAGCTTCGGCGCGAAGATCGGCGTCAACCTGGAGGGCTTGCCGGAGGCGGCGGCGCTGCCGGCCAATTCGACGGCGACCGCGCTGGCCTATTGGAACGACCGGGCTTTGAGCGCCCATGCCGACCGCGACGACCTGCGCTGCATCACCCGGCGGATCAATGGCGGTTTCAACGGCCTGGCCGATCGTGAGGCCAGGCTGATCCGCGCCAAGGCGGCGCTATCAGGCCAGCCGGCGAGCGCGGCGGTCAACGAGATCACCACCCGCGCGACGCAGGGCAAGCGCGCGGCCACCCGGGCGGCCGCCGGGGCAGGGGGCGCGGCAACCGCCGGCACGGCCGGCACGGCCACGACCGTCGCGCCGAAAGCCGAGACATCGGCCGATGGCTCGCCCATCGCGGCCGGCATCGTCCTCGCCCTGGTCTTCGGCGGGGCCTTCGTTGTCCTCGCCGGGCGGGCCTGGTCGAAAGGCCGGCAGGCCCGGGCGTTCAGGGCCAATGCAGCACAGGGGGCGGGGGCATGA
- a CDS encoding amino acid ABC transporter substrate-binding protein has product MMSKTIRYRLGALALGLAGLFAGPAEAQNANVLERAKQRGYLTCGIHTGLPGFGYQDDQQQWRGLDVDLCRAVAAAIFDDPTKIRFVQTTTQTRFIVVQTGDVDMLSRNATYTMARDTAMGMAWPVINFFDGQGFMVRRALNVATVKGLSGATICVTQGTTTELNLADYFRANNLRYEVVSFKTNEEGVKAFEAGRCDSFTTDSSGLAAERLKFANPNDFVILPELISREPLGPAVRRGDENFSAIVRWAHYAMLNAEDLGVTRANVEELAKTTQNPEIRRLLGLDGKYGEGMGLGNDWAYRIIRHIGNYGEAFERNVGAGSRLGLPRGLNALWSKGGQQYPYPIR; this is encoded by the coding sequence ATGATGAGCAAGACAATCAGATACCGTCTCGGCGCGCTGGCGCTGGGGCTCGCCGGCCTGTTCGCGGGGCCTGCCGAGGCGCAGAACGCCAATGTGCTGGAGCGGGCGAAGCAGCGCGGCTATCTCACCTGCGGCATCCATACCGGCCTGCCCGGCTTCGGCTATCAGGACGACCAGCAGCAGTGGCGCGGCCTCGATGTCGATCTCTGCCGGGCGGTGGCGGCGGCGATCTTCGACGACCCGACCAAGATCCGCTTCGTCCAGACGACGACGCAGACCCGCTTCATCGTGGTGCAGACCGGCGATGTCGACATGCTCTCACGCAACGCCACCTATACGATGGCCCGCGACACGGCGATGGGCATGGCCTGGCCGGTGATCAACTTCTTCGACGGCCAGGGCTTCATGGTTCGCCGGGCGCTGAACGTCGCCACCGTCAAGGGCCTGTCGGGCGCCACCATCTGCGTCACCCAGGGCACCACGACCGAGCTCAACCTCGCCGACTATTTCCGCGCCAACAACCTTCGCTACGAGGTGGTCAGCTTCAAGACCAACGAAGAGGGCGTGAAGGCTTTCGAAGCCGGCCGCTGCGACAGCTTCACCACCGACTCGTCCGGGCTTGCCGCCGAGCGGCTGAAATTCGCCAATCCGAACGACTTCGTCATCCTGCCCGAACTGATCTCGCGCGAACCGCTCGGACCGGCGGTCCGCCGCGGCGACGAGAATTTCAGCGCCATCGTGCGCTGGGCCCATTACGCCATGCTGAATGCCGAAGATCTCGGCGTGACCCGCGCCAATGTCGAGGAGCTCGCCAAAACGACGCAGAACCCGGAAATCCGCCGCCTGCTCGGCCTCGACGGCAAATATGGCGAGGGCATGGGGCTCGGCAATGACTGGGCCTACCGGATCATTCGCCATATCGGCAATTACGGCGAAGCCTTCGAGCGCAATGTCGGCGCGGGCTCCCGCCTCGGCCTGCCGCGCGGCCTGAACGCGCTCTGGTCGAAAGGCGGCCAGCAATATCCCTACCCGATCCGCTAG
- a CDS encoding aspartate aminotransferase family protein, translating into MTKVLHRALAQDYPVAASGRGVTITDAQGRDYIDASGGAAVSCLGHAHPDVLAAMHAQLDRLAYAHTSFFTTAVAEELGATLVTDAPPGISHVYFVSGGSEAIEAAMKMARQYFVERGEPQRTRFIGRKQSYHGNTLGALAIGGNEWRRRQFEPLLIETHHVSACFDYHGRRADESPGAYGERLARELAAEIDRLGPETVIAFVAETVGGATSGAITPVPGYFRQVREICDRHGILLILDEVMCGMGRTGTLHACEQEGIAPDLMTIAKGLGGGYAPIGAVLVAGHVYDAFAKGSGLFQHGHTYLGHPLAAAAALAVQRVIKRDRLLDNVTAQGAHLSRRLTERFGNHHHVGDIRGRGLFQAIELVADRGAKAPFDPKLKLHARIKREAMARGLLVYPMGGTIDGARGDHVLIAPPFIVDSDTVDVIVERLAEAVDAALSGLG; encoded by the coding sequence ATGACCAAGGTTCTGCACCGCGCCCTCGCGCAAGACTATCCCGTCGCGGCCTCGGGCCGCGGCGTGACCATCACCGACGCGCAAGGCCGCGACTATATCGACGCCTCGGGCGGCGCCGCGGTGTCCTGCCTCGGCCATGCGCATCCGGACGTGCTGGCCGCCATGCATGCCCAGCTCGACAGGCTCGCTTATGCCCATACCAGCTTCTTCACCACCGCGGTGGCCGAGGAGCTGGGTGCGACGCTGGTGACCGATGCGCCGCCCGGCATCAGCCATGTCTATTTCGTCTCCGGCGGCTCGGAGGCGATCGAGGCCGCGATGAAAATGGCGCGGCAATATTTCGTCGAGCGTGGCGAACCGCAGCGCACCCGCTTCATTGGCCGCAAGCAGAGCTATCACGGCAATACGCTCGGCGCGCTCGCCATTGGCGGCAATGAATGGCGGCGCCGGCAGTTCGAGCCGCTGCTGATCGAGACGCACCATGTCTCCGCCTGTTTCGACTATCACGGCCGGCGGGCCGACGAGAGCCCCGGGGCCTATGGCGAAAGGCTCGCCCGGGAGCTTGCGGCCGAGATCGACCGGCTCGGGCCTGAGACGGTCATCGCCTTCGTCGCCGAGACGGTGGGCGGCGCCACCTCCGGCGCGATCACGCCGGTGCCGGGCTATTTCCGCCAAGTCCGCGAGATCTGCGACCGGCACGGCATCCTCTTGATCCTGGACGAGGTGATGTGCGGCATGGGCCGCACCGGCACGCTGCACGCCTGCGAGCAGGAGGGTATCGCGCCGGACCTGATGACCATCGCCAAGGGGCTCGGCGGCGGCTATGCGCCGATCGGCGCCGTGCTGGTCGCCGGCCATGTCTATGACGCCTTCGCCAAGGGCTCCGGCCTGTTCCAGCACGGCCACACCTATCTCGGCCATCCCCTGGCGGCGGCCGCGGCGCTGGCCGTGCAGAGGGTGATCAAGCGCGACCGGCTCCTGGACAATGTGACGGCGCAGGGCGCCCATCTGAGCCGCCGGCTGACCGAGCGCTTCGGCAATCACCACCATGTCGGCGACATCCGGGGCCGCGGCCTGTTCCAGGCCATCGAACTGGTCGCCGACCGCGGCGCCAAGGCGCCGTTCGACCCTAAGCTGAAGCTGCACGCCCGGATCAAGCGCGAGGCGATGGCGCGCGGCCTGCTGGTCTACCCGATGGGCGGCACCATCGACGGCGCGCGCGGCGATCATGTGCTGATCGCGCCCCCCTTCATCGTCGACAGCGACACTGTCGATGTGATCGTCGAACGGCTCGCAGAAGCCGTCGACGCGGCCCTGTCGGGCCTCGGCTGA
- a CDS encoding MurR/RpiR family transcriptional regulator: MDEARLTADLTEGFDGLPPQLQSAARWVLDHPADVALLTTREQAKRAGLTPATLTRLAQRLGLAGYDALRQAFAASIRERPDSFHGRAAELISRHVDTGDAALITDMFGTLDVHLKALAGADSAARLARAADLIAGAERVFCFGLRSAFPAAFMFDYIRALVGSVSVLADGAGGRGVDALRGIGPGDILFAVTVKPYTRLTLQAAEFARAQGATIVALTDSALSPLAKLAGAVVLVRTETPSFFHTMTPAFAAVECLAALVAARQGDKALEALAGSESQLAAFDTYLNPRQQRPSRR; the protein is encoded by the coding sequence ATGGACGAGGCAAGGCTGACCGCAGATCTGACCGAGGGCTTCGACGGCCTGCCGCCGCAATTGCAGTCGGCGGCGCGCTGGGTGCTGGATCATCCGGCCGATGTGGCGCTGCTGACCACCCGCGAACAGGCCAAGCGCGCCGGCCTGACGCCGGCGACGCTGACCCGACTCGCCCAGCGGCTCGGCCTTGCCGGTTATGACGCCTTGCGCCAGGCCTTCGCGGCTTCGATCCGCGAACGGCCGGACAGCTTTCACGGCCGCGCCGCCGAGCTGATCTCGCGCCATGTCGACACCGGCGACGCGGCTTTGATCACCGACATGTTCGGCACGCTCGACGTGCATCTGAAAGCGCTGGCGGGTGCGGATTCGGCGGCCCGGCTGGCGCGCGCCGCCGACCTGATCGCCGGCGCCGAGCGGGTGTTCTGCTTCGGTCTCAGGTCGGCTTTCCCCGCGGCCTTCATGTTCGATTACATTCGCGCGCTGGTCGGCTCGGTTTCGGTGCTGGCCGACGGCGCCGGCGGCCGCGGCGTCGATGCGCTGCGCGGCATCGGGCCGGGCGACATCCTGTTCGCGGTGACCGTGAAACCCTATACCCGGCTGACCCTGCAGGCCGCCGAATTCGCGCGGGCGCAAGGCGCGACCATCGTCGCCCTGACCGACAGCGCGCTGTCGCCGCTCGCCAAGCTCGCCGGGGCCGTCGTGCTGGTGCGCACGGAGACGCCGAGCTTCTTCCACACCATGACGCCGGCCTTCGCCGCGGTCGAATGCCTGGCGGCGCTGGTTGCCGCCCGCCAGGGCGACAAGGCGCTTGAAGCCCTGGCCGGCAGCGAGAGCCAGCTCGCCGCCTTCGACACCTATCTCAACCCCCGCCAGCAGAGACCGAGCCGCCGATGA
- a CDS encoding Bug family tripartite tricarboxylate transporter substrate binding protein yields the protein MDRRDFLKIAGAGALALPGSAQAQAYPSRGVTMVVPHAAGGPVDVVARLVAQGLDGELKQGFVVENRAGASGVVGANYVTKQPADGYTLYFNASIHIVNPLTRKEPAGFDVIKDFTPIYKVARGPVVFSVPPSLGVDTLAQFIAKAKAEPAKMNFAISGFGSAGHMMTELFRLRSGVQLPFVLYRGGGPAVNDLIAGHVSAFIDPILSALPQIRGGRVKALAIGSKTRSPHLPDVPTFAELGYPGLDLETWYGVWGPAGLPAPVVATLEGAIAKVVASEGFKSRLGDLGFEPENLGSQAFAAFISAEYARYVALVAEAKIEPQ from the coding sequence ATGGACCGTCGTGATTTCCTGAAGATTGCCGGCGCCGGCGCCCTTGCCCTGCCCGGCTCCGCGCAGGCCCAGGCCTATCCGTCGCGCGGCGTCACCATGGTGGTGCCGCATGCCGCCGGCGGGCCGGTCGACGTGGTCGCCCGCCTGGTCGCCCAGGGGCTCGACGGCGAGTTGAAACAGGGCTTCGTGGTGGAAAACCGCGCCGGCGCCTCGGGCGTCGTCGGCGCCAACTATGTCACCAAGCAGCCGGCCGACGGCTACACGCTCTATTTCAACGCCTCGATCCACATCGTGAACCCGTTGACCCGCAAGGAGCCGGCCGGCTTCGACGTGATCAAGGACTTCACGCCGATCTACAAGGTCGCCCGCGGCCCGGTGGTGTTCTCGGTACCGCCCTCGCTCGGCGTCGATACGCTGGCCCAGTTCATCGCCAAGGCCAAGGCCGAGCCGGCCAAGATGAATTTCGCCATCTCCGGCTTCGGTTCGGCCGGACACATGATGACCGAGCTGTTCCGGCTGCGCTCCGGCGTGCAATTGCCCTTCGTGCTCTATCGCGGCGGCGGACCGGCGGTGAACGACCTGATCGCCGGCCATGTCTCGGCCTTCATCGATCCGATCCTGTCGGCCTTGCCGCAGATCCGCGGCGGCCGGGTCAAGGCGCTGGCGATCGGCTCCAAGACGCGCTCGCCGCACCTGCCGGATGTACCGACCTTCGCCGAACTCGGCTATCCGGGCCTCGATCTCGAGACCTGGTACGGCGTCTGGGGGCCGGCCGGACTGCCGGCGCCGGTCGTCGCGACGCTCGAAGGCGCCATTGCCAAGGTGGTGGCGAGCGAGGGTTTCAAATCGCGGCTCGGCGATCTCGGCTTCGAACCCGAGAATCTCGGTTCGCAAGCCTTCGCCGCGTTCATCTCGGCCGAATATGCCCGCTATGTCGCGCTGGTCGCCGAGGCCAAGATCGAACCGCAATGA